One region of Streptomyces davaonensis JCM 4913 genomic DNA includes:
- a CDS encoding phosphonatase-like hydrolase, protein MTPDTRTQKTPDIRLVVLDMAGTTVADGGLVEQAFAAAARRLGAEPDSMLDHVRATMGESKIAVFRHLFGEEAKAQQANKAFEAAYAELVDGGRVAALPGARETIEELTAQGRTVVLTTGFARPTQDAILAALGWQDLVPLTLCPADAGGRGRPYPDMVLSAFLRTGAAESVRQIAVVGDTSYDMLSGVRSGAGVVAGVLTGAHDAVALGAAGATHVLPSVAELPGVLA, encoded by the coding sequence ATGACCCCCGACACGCGCACCCAAAAAACTCCCGACATCCGCCTCGTCGTCCTCGACATGGCCGGCACCACCGTCGCCGACGGCGGGCTCGTCGAGCAGGCCTTCGCCGCCGCCGCTCGCCGACTCGGCGCCGAGCCCGACTCGATGCTGGACCACGTCCGCGCCACCATGGGCGAGTCCAAGATCGCCGTCTTCCGCCATCTGTTCGGCGAGGAGGCCAAGGCGCAGCAGGCCAACAAGGCCTTCGAGGCGGCGTACGCCGAACTCGTGGACGGCGGCCGGGTCGCGGCCCTGCCCGGCGCCCGCGAGACCATCGAGGAACTCACCGCCCAGGGCCGTACCGTCGTGCTGACCACCGGTTTCGCCCGCCCCACCCAGGACGCGATCCTGGCCGCGCTCGGCTGGCAGGACCTGGTGCCGCTCACGCTGTGCCCGGCGGACGCGGGGGGCCGCGGGCGGCCGTACCCGGACATGGTGCTCAGCGCCTTCCTCCGGACCGGCGCGGCGGAGAGTGTGCGGCAGATCGCGGTCGTCGGCGACACCTCCTACGACATGCTCAGCGGGGTCCGCTCCGGCGCGGGCGTCGTCGCCGGCGTGCTGACCGGGGCGCACGACGCCGTGGCGCTGGGCGCGGCCGGGGCGACCCATGTCCTGCCGTCCGTGGCGGAGTTGCCGGGAGTGCTCGCATGA